TACTTGACAATGGTTCTAAAAACAAGCCATAGGAATAGATGATGGTGTCGATTTATGTGCAAGCATCTATGTCAATAAAATATAACATGATGCAGCTTTGGAGTTGACATGGTGTACGAGTGCACCACATCAGTTCCATGAATGCCACCTGTGCACCATGTCAACATGTCATCAAGATGTTAGCACAGTATAATCACGTTTTATGAATATGAAGCTAATGAACCCTTGAGGATATCATCGTTGCACCATGTCAGCAACACACATTGGGAGCACATGCCATTACAACAAGGTGTGGGTAATTCCTTATTTTCTTCAAGTATTTACAAATTGTTTAATTACATCTCAATATAAGTCTAGGTAACAAAAACCAATTTGATCAAATCATATCTTGCAAATTAACTTGGCTTGTGAGGATTCGCAGAGAACAATGATATAAGAGCTTTTCAACTCTTCAATCATTAAGCTATCTTTTACAACCAATTTATTTAATCTGAAAATGCACAAATTGTGTAGAACCTACAACATGAAAGTTCAAGGTTAAGTACCAACTGACTCCAGATGGTCTTTGATCTTGCAAACTCTATTTAGCCAGATTTACTATCTAATCAAGAATCACATGCTATCTTATATCTGCACTGTTCAATGTACAAAAAGGACATACTATTGAGTTCAGGTATTGTATAAACAGTGTATCTTTATGAAATGAATCCAATTAGGGATGCTGAACTTCATTATTAAAAAGAACTACTCACACAAAGGGAACATTGAAAAGCAGAAAAAGCATAACAACAAGTCACAAACAGTAACAAGCGCAGACCTTCCAGAGTTTTTCCTCGGCTCGTTCTTTCTTTATCCTTTCAAGCTCAGCTAAAAGGGCTTCAGtatcatcctcatcctcatcaCCATCACTAAAAACAGAATTAAATTGTCATCATAGTGGGATCAAGCAACCAAAAATATGAGATGATAATAACCTTCAGCGAGATATAAGTAGAAACCAAATTAATGAATGAAAAACATACTTTACTCCATTGTTACTCCAGCGGCAGAATAAAAAGGTCcacaaaaaaaattcaaagatTCTAAACATTACTTCATCGTAATGATGGTAGTATTGGGTTGACCATCAATATAAGCATAACAAAACCATGTTTGGACAAGATAAGGAGAGTAGGTCCAAATTCTTCTTAGCTTTGACACATTCATTGGATTTGTCACCTTAACTTCACATTTCAGCATTTAAACCTTAAATTTAAAAGAACTTTTAAATCGTAATAGAACTCCTAAAGTACCAAAAGTTACGAAATAATCAAACAAAAAACAGCTATTACTTAACATGCGAGGCAAAGTGGAAGTGAAGGAGATGATATTGGCTGTTAACTGTTATGTATGCTATATGCACCATTCTTATTGTTAGCCGCTAAAGGCTAATGCCATCCTAGCAATAATGCGCAGCTTACAGTATAGATATCACATATAGTTTGCTGGTTTTAGGATGGAAACTTTTAGTTACCAGTTTTCTTGATGTACAAACAAGTATGAAGATATGCATTACAGTTGCCTTTGAGGTCAAGGCGATTTACCAATACAGCAACAAATTCGCTAATTGTGAAACTAGTTACATGTCCACATAATTCAATATATAGAATCCCCAACACAGCAACAACTTGGATGATTGCAAAACTAGCTACATGCCGACATAATTCAACATATAGAATCCATTTATACACTCACAGGCACTAAGAGGTACAAGCTGAAATAGCTCAAGTTTTTTCAAGGTAGTGAATCAAGATTTTCTACAACTCGATATTAATAGAAATGAATCATGTGGTTGATTGCAACACAAGtagaccaaaaagaaaaatactACAAAGCAACAGTTTCAAATTAATTTTTCATGACACAAGATTACTATAGTATCTATCAAGTGTTACCGTGGTTATCCGTATATTTAAGTATGCTAGGAGATACAAATCCAAATTCTATGATGGTATTAACAGCAATGAGGTGCATAAAAAGAGAAGCAGATGCAGTATCATCAGGATATGGCATATATCATGCATTAACAGAGTCAACATACATGTTGGTCCTTACTACTACCAATTTAGATTTAATTGTTAATGGAAACAGAGACAATTCTGGCTACCTCTCATTatcatcatcagcagcagcagcttctTTGACATCCACATCAGAGTCATCGGCATCAATACTTCTTGGAACAATCCTATCTTCAGCCTCTCTCTTTGTTCCTATAAGCAAACAAGAGGAAATACATGCATCAAGAAAAAAGTTGTGTGTTGACAAGACAACCAAAAACAACGCAGCTTACCCTCCAAGAAAAGGTGCCCCCCTTTTCTTCGATCTCTCTCTTCTGCGAGAACAACCAATTAGAAAGAAAGTCCATCCGTATAAACATCAACAAGCGCAGAAATAAGCGGAGGTAACTAATGCAATCAAGCATTACCAGCATAAGACTTGTCTTTAGAGGAAAAGTGTCTCCGCTCGCGCTCTTCCAGCTCCTCCCGGAGGTTCCTCCTCTGCAACTCATCCTGAGTATCCTGCCCCTCTTTCCTGCAGCCACATATCGATCAGCCACTCCACCTAACAAGAAATTGTCTGCGAAGATGATCTTAAAACCTAGCCAAAATTACGGCCCACGTTATGTTAGACCTATTGTCAAGATTTGGAATCTATCATTACGGTCCTACTACTCTTCTCCTAGGAACTGCATCCATCCACAACCAACGCATCTCGATTTTGACCCGATCGGACGAATCCAGCCCCAATCGGGACCGATCGACCAAAAAAGATCGATCAAATCCAGGGTTGGGGTTTCTCGAGAGAAAATATATAGACAGAAacgcgaagagagagagagagagatagagatcaCCTGGGCTTGAGGTTGGTGTGGGCGGCGAGGTCGCGGGAGGAGTACTTCTGCGAAGGTCCGAAGATCCGGGTCCCGCCCTGCTCGTTCCCGCCCTTCGCCGGCGCCCACGTCGGTCGCGCGGCCGTCGTCATCCCGCCTCCCTCTTTCTGGTCACCTGCCGAGACGATTAGGGCAACCCAAGGAAGGGCTCGTCTCCGAAGCGCGAGCAACGAGACAATGACGAGGATTGTGGACCCGGGTGGTCTATTTATAGAAGGAACGAGGAAATATCGGGAAGATTATAACGGGCTCGATCCAGGCCAAGCCCTTTAAACGTTTATATCGGTCCTCGTCTCTCTGTAGTGGGCCTTTTAAGTGAGCCCATGAGGCCCGAATCTAGTAGGAAGGAGCATATCCCTTTACTCTCAATGATACTGATGGTGAGAATAACATTAAAAGGGCTACGAGGGAAATTTTGTTCTAAGTttctatataattttattttagaatGTGATGCTTCTTTCATAAGTGGTGTGAAGTTAGTGGGAGTAGGTTACATCATTACAGGTCTTCATCGTAAGACAATTGTTGCTGGATGTGGGGTTCGATGATTTCATTACGTTTTACACGTAAAAATTTGGATTATCTTTCAAGAATTAAAGTTTATTCCATCCAAGAGTATAAAATTTAGGTTATGATTGATTCTCAATAAATCATCAAGGTCTTGAGTTAAAATCTAGAGACATCCTGACGTGTCAATAACAtgtaaataattattaaacattaattaaaaatatctttGTTGTTAAATGGGAACATTTGAGTTGCAAATGTACTATGTAACACAAAAGATATTTCTTCTAATTGAAGGGATGACCCTTTTGATTACTGTGCATTATAGAGATTTTTTTTCCCTGATATTTTGAATAAATAGAtacaattataaaagaaaaaaactttgGGTATCATTGAGAGTTTTTAATTTAATAACTT
The window above is part of the Musa acuminata AAA Group cultivar baxijiao chromosome BXJ1-1, Cavendish_Baxijiao_AAA, whole genome shotgun sequence genome. Proteins encoded here:
- the LOC135636029 gene encoding uncharacterized protein LOC135636029; protein product: MTTAARPTWAPAKGGNEQGGTRIFGPSQKYSSRDLAAHTNLKPRKEGQDTQDELQRRNLREELEERERRHFSSKDKSYAEERDRRKGGHLFLEGTKREAEDRIVPRSIDADDSDVDVKEAAAADDDNESDGDEDEDDTEALLAELERIKKERAEEKLWKERQQQEEDLKAKEAELMRGNPLINLSNSASFNVKRRWDDDVVFKNQARGETKIAKRFINDTIRNDFHRKFLQKYMK